One Borreliella chilensis DNA window includes the following coding sequences:
- a CDS encoding elongation factor 4: MLDSMDIERERGITIKSQAVTITYKSNDGELYELNFVDTPGHVDFSYEVSRAISSCEGALLLIDASQGVQAQTVSNFYMAFEHDLEIIPVINKIDLPNANIDFVKKQIKNDLGLNEEIAISISAKNGVGIDDLLEAICKYVPSPRGSVKDPLRALIFDSHYDSYRGVIVHFRIFEGQIKTGDKIRLMHTDSNYLIEEIGVFKILLEKKDRLEAGDVGYFIAGIKNISDVKIGDTVTLYDCPALSPLEGFKEVKPVVFSSVYPVDANQYDDLLKAMDRLKLNDASLTFEKDSSSALGHGFKCGFLGLLHLEVIQERIEREFDLNVILTSPSVRYKIIPKKGKSYYIESPEQFPGNEVIENVLEPYIRANIIVPTEFLGNIMSVCLLKRGVQTNLIYLDTKRVELIYKMPLSEILFDFYDKIKSVSRGYASFDYELLDYEHTDLVRLDILVNGDRVDALSQLVFKDSARIKATGICKKLKDEIARQQFKIAIQGAIGSNVIARETISPVRKDVTAKCYGGDITRKRKLLEKQKEGKKRMKMVGNVEIPQSAFLAVLKSNDS; this comes from the coding sequence ATGCTTGACAGTATGGATATTGAGCGAGAAAGGGGGATTACAATAAAAAGCCAGGCAGTGACAATTACTTATAAGAGTAATGATGGTGAGCTTTATGAGTTAAATTTTGTTGATACCCCAGGCCATGTTGATTTTTCTTATGAAGTATCAAGAGCAATTTCATCTTGTGAGGGTGCTCTTTTGTTGATTGATGCAAGCCAGGGAGTACAAGCTCAAACAGTTTCTAATTTTTATATGGCTTTTGAGCATGATTTGGAAATTATTCCTGTTATTAATAAAATAGATCTTCCAAATGCTAATATTGATTTTGTAAAAAAGCAAATAAAAAATGATTTAGGGTTAAACGAGGAAATTGCTATTTCGATTTCTGCTAAGAATGGAGTAGGGATTGATGATTTGCTTGAAGCTATTTGTAAGTATGTTCCATCCCCCAGAGGAAGTGTTAAAGATCCGTTAAGAGCATTAATTTTTGATTCACATTATGATTCTTATAGAGGAGTTATTGTTCATTTTAGGATTTTTGAAGGGCAAATCAAAACAGGCGATAAGATTAGATTAATGCATACTGATAGCAATTATTTGATTGAGGAAATTGGGGTTTTTAAAATATTGCTTGAAAAAAAAGATAGGTTAGAAGCAGGGGATGTTGGATATTTTATTGCAGGAATAAAAAATATATCAGATGTTAAGATTGGAGATACTGTAACTCTTTATGATTGTCCTGCATTATCCCCACTTGAGGGGTTTAAAGAAGTTAAGCCTGTAGTGTTTTCTTCGGTGTATCCTGTTGATGCTAATCAATATGACGATCTTTTAAAGGCAATGGATAGATTAAAGCTTAATGATGCATCTTTAACATTTGAAAAAGATTCATCATCGGCTCTTGGGCATGGTTTTAAATGCGGATTTCTTGGACTTTTGCATTTGGAGGTTATTCAAGAACGTATTGAGCGTGAATTTGATTTAAATGTAATATTGACTTCTCCTTCTGTTAGATACAAAATTATTCCTAAAAAGGGTAAATCTTATTATATTGAAAGTCCTGAGCAATTTCCTGGAAATGAAGTTATTGAAAATGTTCTTGAACCTTATATTAGAGCCAATATTATTGTTCCTACAGAATTTTTAGGAAATATTATGAGTGTATGTTTGTTGAAAAGAGGAGTACAGACAAATTTAATTTATCTTGATACTAAGCGCGTTGAACTTATTTATAAAATGCCTCTTTCTGAAATACTTTTTGATTTTTATGATAAGATCAAATCTGTGAGTCGCGGATATGCGTCTTTTGACTATGAGCTTTTAGATTATGAGCATACAGACTTAGTAAGATTAGATATATTAGTTAATGGTGATAGAGTTGATGCACTTTCTCAATTGGTTTTTAAAGATAGTGCAAGAATTAAAGCTACAGGGATTTGTAAAAAGTTAAAAGATGAAATAGCAAGGCAACAATTTAAAATAGCTATTCAAGGTGCTATTGGCTCTAACGTTATTGCTAGAGAGACAATTTCTCCTGTTAGAAAAGATGTTACTGCCAAGTGTTATGGTGGCGATATTACTCGTAAGCGAAAACTTTTAGAAAAGCAAAAAGAAGGTAAAAAGCGAATGAAGATGGTAGGAAATGTTGAAATTCCACAAAGTGCTTTTCTAGCAGTTTTGAAGTCTAATGATAGTTAA